A window of the Capricornis sumatraensis isolate serow.1 chromosome 9, serow.2, whole genome shotgun sequence genome harbors these coding sequences:
- the TM6SF2 gene encoding transmembrane 6 superfamily member 2 isoform X1, with the protein MDIPPLAGKIALLSLGALPLSFALNYVSVLSYPLGVVLMSTLILGLLSLAIYSLSRSDIYYDPLYAVFAVFAFTSVVDLLIALQEDGYMAGFMAFYTKEGEPYLRTAHGVFICYWDGIVHYLLYLAMTGAIRKRKSYRNLGLYWLGSFIMSILVFLPGNILGKYSSEIRPTFFLTIPFLLVPCWAGLRVFNQTQVPTCCTPNMVEEDQRKGLLRRPVDLALIIYLIFAAFFTLFRGLVVLDCPMDACFVYIYQYEPYLRDPVTYPKVQLCAPQMLVNMFYVLPFYGLAIYALIFPGCSWLPDWALVFAGAIGQAQFSHMGASMHLRTPFTYRVPEDAWASFFVCNLLYALGPHLLAFRCLWRPAFFLRPPPGPPAPHEKQH; encoded by the exons ATGGACATCCCGCCCCTGGCGGGCAAGATCGCACTTCTGTCGCTGGGCGCCCTCCCGTTGTCCTTCGCGCTCAACTACGTCTCGGTGCTCTCGTA CCCCCTGGGGGTGGTGTTGATGAGCACCCTGATCCTGGGTCTGCTCTCCTTGGCAATATACAGCTTGTCCCGAAGTGACATCTATTATGACCCACTGTATGCTG TCTTCGCGGTCTTCGCCTTCACATCCGTGGTGGACCTCCTTATTGCTCTCCAGGAAGACGGCTACATGGCGGGTTTCATGGCGTTCTACACCAAGGAG GGTGAGCCGTACCTGCGCACGGCACACGGAGTTTTCATCTGCTACTGGGATGGCATCGTTCACTACCTCCTCTACCTGGCCATGACTGGTGCCATCCGTAAAAG GAAGAGTTACCGGAACCTTGGACTCTACTGGCTGGGGTCCTTCATCATGAGCATCCTGGTGTTCCTCCCAGGAAACATCCTCG GCAAATACAGCTCAGAGATCAGGCCTACATTTTTCCTCACCATTCCTTTCTTGCTGGTCCCATGCTGGGCTGGCTTGAGGGTCTTCAACCAGACCCAGGTGCCAACCTGCTGCACTCCCAACATG GTGGAGGAGGACCAAAGAAAGGGCCTTCTGCGGCGCCCAGTTGACCTGGCCCTCATCATCTACCTCATCTTTGCTGCATTCTTCACCCTCTTTCGGGGCCTG GTGGTACTGGACTGCCCCATGGACGCCTGCTTTGTCTACATCTACCAGTATGAACCATACCTGAGAGACCCCGTGACTTATCCAAAGGTGCAG TTGTGTGCCCCCCAGATGCTGGTGAATATGTTTTATGTGCTGCCTTTCTATGGCCTGGCCATCTATGCCCTCATCTTTCCTGGATGCTCCTGGCTGCCTGACTGGGCCTTGGTATTTGCTGGAGCCATTGGCCAG GCACAGTTCTCACACATGGGGGCCTCCATGCACCTGCGCACGCCCTTCACCTACCGTGTGCCTGAGGATGCCTGGGCCAGCTTCTTCGTGTGTAACCTACTGTATGCGCTGGGCCCCCACTTGCTGGCCTTCCGCTGCCTGTGGCGCCCCGCCTTCTTCCTACGCCCACCTCCTGGGCCCCCAGCCCCCCATGAGAAGCAGCACTGA
- the TM6SF2 gene encoding transmembrane 6 superfamily member 2 isoform X2, whose amino-acid sequence MDIPPLAGKIALLSLGALPLSFALNYVSVLSYPLGVVLMSTLILGLLSLAIYSLSRSDIYYDPLYAVFAVFAFTSVVDLLIALQEDGYMAGFMAFYTKEGEPYLRTAHGVFICYWDGIVHYLLYLAMTGAIRKRKSYRNLGLYWLGSFIMSILVFLPGNILGKYSSEIRPTFFLTIPFLLVPCWAGLRVFNQTQVPTCCTPNMVEEDQRKGLLRRPVDLALIIYLIFAAFFTLFRGLVVLDCPMDACFVYIYQYEPYLRDPVTYPKVQMLVNMFYVLPFYGLAIYALIFPGCSWLPDWALVFAGAIGQAQFSHMGASMHLRTPFTYRVPEDAWASFFVCNLLYALGPHLLAFRCLWRPAFFLRPPPGPPAPHEKQH is encoded by the exons ATGGACATCCCGCCCCTGGCGGGCAAGATCGCACTTCTGTCGCTGGGCGCCCTCCCGTTGTCCTTCGCGCTCAACTACGTCTCGGTGCTCTCGTA CCCCCTGGGGGTGGTGTTGATGAGCACCCTGATCCTGGGTCTGCTCTCCTTGGCAATATACAGCTTGTCCCGAAGTGACATCTATTATGACCCACTGTATGCTG TCTTCGCGGTCTTCGCCTTCACATCCGTGGTGGACCTCCTTATTGCTCTCCAGGAAGACGGCTACATGGCGGGTTTCATGGCGTTCTACACCAAGGAG GGTGAGCCGTACCTGCGCACGGCACACGGAGTTTTCATCTGCTACTGGGATGGCATCGTTCACTACCTCCTCTACCTGGCCATGACTGGTGCCATCCGTAAAAG GAAGAGTTACCGGAACCTTGGACTCTACTGGCTGGGGTCCTTCATCATGAGCATCCTGGTGTTCCTCCCAGGAAACATCCTCG GCAAATACAGCTCAGAGATCAGGCCTACATTTTTCCTCACCATTCCTTTCTTGCTGGTCCCATGCTGGGCTGGCTTGAGGGTCTTCAACCAGACCCAGGTGCCAACCTGCTGCACTCCCAACATG GTGGAGGAGGACCAAAGAAAGGGCCTTCTGCGGCGCCCAGTTGACCTGGCCCTCATCATCTACCTCATCTTTGCTGCATTCTTCACCCTCTTTCGGGGCCTG GTGGTACTGGACTGCCCCATGGACGCCTGCTTTGTCTACATCTACCAGTATGAACCATACCTGAGAGACCCCGTGACTTATCCAAAGGTGCAG ATGCTGGTGAATATGTTTTATGTGCTGCCTTTCTATGGCCTGGCCATCTATGCCCTCATCTTTCCTGGATGCTCCTGGCTGCCTGACTGGGCCTTGGTATTTGCTGGAGCCATTGGCCAG GCACAGTTCTCACACATGGGGGCCTCCATGCACCTGCGCACGCCCTTCACCTACCGTGTGCCTGAGGATGCCTGGGCCAGCTTCTTCGTGTGTAACCTACTGTATGCGCTGGGCCCCCACTTGCTGGCCTTCCGCTGCCTGTGGCGCCCCGCCTTCTTCCTACGCCCACCTCCTGGGCCCCCAGCCCCCCATGAGAAGCAGCACTGA
- the HAPLN4 gene encoding hyaluronan and proteoglycan link protein 4 encodes MGVPKVQVFQQRGPQACSAVTSPELHIGTFPIHYSPQWILLADARIALSAGICPVFPGCAGERSPSAWGPLGEGRTGRMVCARAALGPGALWAAAWGVLLLTAAAEAQRGRKKVVHVLEGESGSVVVQTAPGQVVSHRGGTIVLPCRYHYEAATHGHDGVRLKWTKVVDPLAFADVFVALGPQHRAFGSYRGRAELQGDGPGDASLVLRNVTLQDYGRYECEVTNELEDDTGMVKLDLEGVVFPYHPRGGRYKLTFAEAQRACAEQDGILASAEQLHAAWRDGLDWCNAGWLRDGSVQYPVSQPREPCGGLGGAGSAGAGGGASGGVRNYGYRHNAEERYDAFCFTSNLPGRVFFLKPLRPVPFSGAARACAARGAAVAKVGQLFAAWKLQLLDRCTAGWLADGSARYPIVNPRARCGGRRPGVRSLGFPDASRRLFGVYCYRAPGAPDPAPGGWGWGWAGGGGWAGGARDPAAWTPLRV; translated from the exons atgggggtgccCAAGGTCCAGGTGTTCCAGCAGCGAGGGCCACAGGCATGCTCAGCTGTCACCTCACCCGAACTCCACATAGGCACCTTCCCTATCCACTATTCCCCGCAATGGATCCTTTTA GCAGACGCCAGGATTGCGCTGTCTGCTGGGATCTGTCCAGTCTTTCCCGGGTGTGCGGGGGAACGCAGTCCCAGCGCCTGGGGGCCGTTGGGCGAGGGCCGCACCGGCAGGATG GTGTGTGCTCGGGCGGCCCTCGGTCCCGGCGCGCTTTGGGCAGCTGCGTGGGGAGTCCTGCTGCTCACCGCCGCGGCGGAGGCGCAGCGCGGCCGGAAGAAGGTCGTGCACGTGCTGG AGGGGGAATCGGGCTCGGTGGTGGTGCAGACAGCGCCGGGACAGGTGGTCAGCCACCGGGGTGGCACCATCGTCTTGCCCTGCCGCTACCACTACGAGGCAGCCACCCATGGCCACGACGGCGTCCGCCTCAAGTGGACCAAGGTGGTGGACCCGCTGGCCTTTGCCGATGTCTTCGTGGCGTTGGGCCCCCAGCACCGAGCGTTTGGCAGCTACCGCGGGCGGGCTGAGCTGCAGGGCGATGGGCCCGGGGATGCCTCCCTGGTTCTCCGAAACGTCACGCTACAGGACTACGGGCGCTATGAGTGCGAGGTCACTAACGAGCTGGAGGATGACACGGGCATGGTCAAGCTGGACCTGGAAG GTGTAGTCTTCCCTTACCACCCTCGTGGAGGCCGCTACAAGCTGACCTTCGCCGAGGCTCAACGCGCGTGCGCTGAGCAGGACGGCATCTTGGCGTCGGCTGAGCAGCTGCACGCGGCCTGGCGCGACGGTCTGGACTGGTGCAACGCGGGCTGGCTGCGCGACGGCTCGGTGCAGTACCCGGTGAGCCAGCCCCGGGAGCCCTGCGGCGGCCTGGGCGGGGCCGGGAGCGCCGGGGCTGGCGGCGGAGCCTCAGGAGGTGTGCGCAACTACGGCTACCGCCACAACGCAGAAGAACGTTACGATGCCTTCTGCTTCACATCCAACCTCCCGG GGCGCGTGTTCTTCCTGAAGCCACTGCGGCCGGTGCCTTTCTCCGGAGCGGCGCGCGCCTGCGCAGCGCGCGGCGCCGCCGTAGCCAAGGTGGGGCAGCTCTTCGCCGCGTGGAAGCTGCAGCTGCTGGACCGCTGCACCGCAGGCTGGCTGGCGGACGGGAGCGCACGCTACCCCATCGTGAATCCGCGCGCGCGCTGCGGCGGCCGCCGGCCGGGTGTACGCAGCCTCGGCTTTCCCGACGCCTCGCGCCGCCTCTTCGGCGTCTACTGCTACCGAGCGCCTGGCGCGCCGGACCCCGCCCCTggcggctggggctggggctgggctggaggcGGCGGGTGGGCCGGAGGCGCGCGAGACCCCGCCGCGTGGACCCCACTGCGCGTCTAG